The Periplaneta americana isolate PAMFEO1 chromosome 2, P.americana_PAMFEO1_priV1, whole genome shotgun sequence genome has a window encoding:
- the LOC138695194 gene encoding uncharacterized protein: MNSAVKRENTLKEIFNKEETRPTAFDIHRWIEEGLRIKDTEIQAIQLVGKQNAVYIKLTNKISYEHYLQQHTGSSSVKLMNGDNVTVNITPADEEVVMVRVLNIPPELSNERIQHVLQNYGKVQHIENEKWSSKFRYNVYTGIRITHMVLNKVIPSSIVIAGHEAYVTYPGQELTCFSCGSTARIRQACPNRNIKAPVTVQSRTRLTLSDLIPSPSVSTAATTPTMTSVSSENGTDSLSEKQASIGTSDTKLMHESTSLQKKSITQKSSAVPDKTVTMTIEQGDSETDSADDVSEILHEQPVKKYKAMESSDTGECSANEQKNPVDVVVPVTTGDSKNPEEIRGATAAVPEDWNEAMKQ; encoded by the coding sequence AAGGGTTACGTATCAAAGACACGGAAATACAAGCGATTCAGTTAGTAGGGAAACAAaatgcagtgtatattaaacttacaaataaaattagttaTGAACATTACCTACAACAACATACTGGATCATCATCCGTTAAACTTATGAATGGAGATAATGTAACAGTCAACATAACCCCTGCAGACGAAGAAGTCGTGATGGTACGAGTGCTCAACATACCACCGGAACTGTCCAATGAAAGAATACAACACGTGCTACAGAACTATGGGAAAGTGCAACATATAGAAAATGAAAAGTGGtcatcaaaatttcgatataatGTCTATACCGGTATACGCATTACACACATGGTATTAAACAAGGTCATACCTTCGTCGATTGTCATAGCCGGTCACGAAGCATATGTAACTTACCCTGGGCAGGAACTTACGTGTTTTTCTTGTGGAAGTACAGCTCGTATACGGCAAGCGTGTCCTAATAGGAATATAAAAGCCCCGGTGACGGTACAATCTCGAACACGTCTTACACTGAGTGACTTGATCCCTTCCCCTAGTGTTTCCACAGCAGCGACAACTCCTACTATGACTAGTGTTTCATCTGAAAATGGGACTGATAGTTTATCCGAAAAACAAGCATCTATTGGTACTTCGGATACAAAATTAATGCACGAGAGTACTTCATTGCAAAAGAAATCAATAACGCAAAAGAGTAGTGCAGTGCCTGATAAGACAGTGACTATGACGATAGAACAGGGTGACTCGGAAACAGATTCAGCAGATGACGTATCCGAGATTCTTCACGAGCAACCGGTGAAAAAGTATAAAGCAATGGAATCTTCTGACACTGGTGAGTGTTCTGCCAATGAGCAGAAGAATCCTGTTGACGTTGTTGTTCCGGTTACTACAGGTGATTCAAAGAATCCTGAAGAAATTCGGGGAGCAACAGCAGCAGTTCCAGAGGATTGGAATGAAGCAATGAAACAATAA